A stretch of Miscanthus floridulus cultivar M001 chromosome 13, ASM1932011v1, whole genome shotgun sequence DNA encodes these proteins:
- the LOC136501634 gene encoding DNA-(apurinic or apyrimidinic site) endonuclease-like: protein MKRFFQPVPKDGSPSKKRHAAAAEPGDGPASAGAATGAGAGGDGEGRPAEEPRKFLTWNANSLLLRMKSDWPAFSQLVARLDPDVICVQEVRMPAAGSKGAPKNPSELKDDTSSSRDEKQVVLRALSTSPFKDYRVWWSLSDSKYAGTAMFIKKKFEPKKVSFNLDRTSSKHETDGRVIIAEFESFLLLNTYAPNNGWKEEENSFQRRRKWDKRMLEFVQHVDKPLIWCGDLNVSHEEIDVSHPDFFSSAKLNGCTPPNQEDCGQPGFTPAERRRFGNILFQGKLVDAYRHLHKEKDIDGGFSWSGHPIGKYRGKRMRIDYFLVSEQLKDRIISCEMHGRGIELDGFYGSDHCPVTLELSKAVAEEVPGHPNPSI from the exons ATGAAGCGCTTCTTCCAGCCCGTGCCCAAGGACGGCTCCCCGTCGAAGAAGCGGCACGCGGCGGCCGCCGAACCGGGCGACGGCCCCGCCTCAGCCGGCGCCGCCAccggcgctggcgctggcgggGATGGAGAGGGGAGGCCCGCCGAGGAGCCGCGCAAGTTCCTGACGTGGAACGCCAACAGCCTGCTCCTCCGGATGAAGAGCGACTGGCCCGCTTTCTCGCAGCTCGTCGCCCGCCTCGACCCCGACGTCATCTGCGTCCAG GAAGTGCGGATGCCAGCGGCTGGTTCCAAAGGGGCACCTAAAAACCCCAGTGAACTAaaagatgacacaagctcttcaCGGGATGAAAAGCAG GTTGTTCTGCGTGCTTTGTCAACTTCACCCTTCAAAGACTACCGTGTCTGGTGGTCTCTTTCAGATTCAAAATATGCTGGGACAGCTATGTTTATAAAGAAAAAGTTTGAGCCTAAGAAGGTGTCTTTCAACTTGGATAGAACAT CTTCTAAGCATGAAACCGATGGGCGCGTTATAATTGCGGAATTTGAATCATTCCTCTTACTAAACACTTATGCTCCAAACAATGGATGGAAGGAGGAGGAAAATTCATTTCAAAGAAGGCGTAAGTGGGACAAGAGGATGCTGGAATTTGTTCAACATGTGGACAAACCCTTAATCTGGTGCGGGGACTTGAATGTCAG TCATGAAGAAATCGACGTCAGCCATCCTGATTTCTTTAGCAGTGCTAAGCTCAATGGATGCACCCCACCCAATCAAGAG GACTGTGGGCAGCCAGGATTCACCCCAGCAGAGAGGCGGCGCTTTGGCAACATATTATTCCA AGGAAAGCTGGTAGATGCTTACAGGCACCTGCACAAAGAAAAGGACATAGACGGTGGCTTCTCTTGGTCCGGTCATCCAATTGGCAA GTACCGAGGAAAGAGAATGAGGATCGACTACTTCCTTGTTTCGGAACAGTTAAAGGACAGAATAATTTCATGCGAAATGCATGGCCGTGGCATTGAATTAGATG